From a region of the Helianthus annuus cultivar XRQ/B chromosome 5, HanXRQr2.0-SUNRISE, whole genome shotgun sequence genome:
- the LOC110941944 gene encoding protein CHAPERONE-LIKE PROTEIN OF POR1, chloroplastic, producing MASLLLSNPIISSSFFGKNLSINGSLRKPAVCPLAFRSPRCAAADSTYGGNVARYPRSNVWDPYKRLGITSDASEEEVWSSRNFLLDQYGAHERSAESIEAAFEKILMRSFENRKKTKINLKTRLKKKVEESPPWVQSLLTFVELPEKIIILRRLFLFTFMAFWSVMNSAEGGPAFQVALSLFACIYFLNDKSKSIARACAIGFGSLVVGWICGSCVVPMIPAALLQPTWTLELLTSLVVYVFLFLGCTFLK from the exons ATGGCTTCTCTTCTCCTTTCAAATCCAATTATCTCATCTTCTTTCTTCGGCAAGAATCT TTCGATTAACGGAAGCTTAAGGAAGCCGGCAGTGTGTCCGTTGGCGTTTAGAAGCCCTAGATGTGCTGCTGCTGATTCTACATATGGAG GTAATGTTGCGAGATATCCTCGGAGTAACGTTTGGGATCCTTACAAACGTCTTGGTATAACTAGTGATGCTTCTGAGGAAGAAGTGTGGAGTTCTCGGAACTTTCTTTTGGATCAGTATGGTGCTCATGAGAGAAGTGCGGAGTCGATAGAAGCTGCGTTTGAGAAAATACTTATGAGAAGCTTCGAGAAcaggaaaaaaacaaaaataaatttaaaGACACGGCTGAAGAAGAAGGTTGAAGAGTCTCCACCTTGGGTTCAGAGTTTACTCACTTTTGTAGAGCTCCCTGAAAAGATTATCATTCTCAGAAGACTGTTTCTGTTTACGTTTATGGCGTTTTGGAGTGTGATGAACTCTGCCGAGGGTGGTCCCGCATTCCAG GTGGCACTGTCTCTGTTTGCTTGCATATACTTCCTCAATGACAAGTCAAAGAGCATAGCAAGGGCATGTGCTATTGG ATTTGGATCTCTAGTGGTTGGATGGATTTGTGGTTCATGTGTGGTGCCCATGATACCTGCAGCCCTTTTGCAACCAACTTGGACCCTGGAGCTCTTGACTTCATTGGTAGTATACGTCTTTTTGTTTCTTGGATGCACCTTTCTTAAGTGA
- the LOC110941943 gene encoding G patch domain-containing protein TGH: MASDEEDFVFFGTPIEREEDTISRKKKSIAEASGQLRTLAPWKQEVRDEEGRRRFHGAFSGGFSAGYFNTVGSKEGWTPQTFTSSRKKRAEIKQQDLSNFLDDDEKAELEGNSLGTSMQFDTFGFTAAEIARKQSEKEQNERPSAIPGPAPDELVVPATDSIGVRLMLKMGWRRGQSIKSSKSTHYDARREARKAFLAFAGPEDAEAEDAMETAAELPTDDLNRFQKSTPVYVLNPKQDMYGLGYDPFKGAPEFRDNKRSHLPGNRESGHKKSHPKKDGLFSFKPRNVAPGFGIGALEELDAEDEDVYASGYDFEAFVEEVEEPSRLAIEDKKKPSSKQNDGVLPGFKAASNTDYQLERFDPPVVPKDFVPHHKFPTTLSVNQKLTEAPPPEVPPPVDNNLKVLIEGVATLVARCGTLFEELSREKNQSNPLFNFLNGGDGNDYYKRKLWEARQKHGDKTKPLLNEKVAPNAQKMSAETRGNILGEKPLNRTTKELKPVAPATDNVNLQFHLSDTFTEPALFVEPTEIAKPFQHDPAKQERFEQYLKEKYRGGLRTIDAGGSSKMSEAARARERLEFDTAAEAITQGKWGKESQLSSQQILGASTGLGLQFTSGGSEMNGVSQTEEVTTKSMFPKREEFQWRPAPILCKRFDLIDPYMGKPPPPPRSRSKLDSLIFMPDYVKAATDDKNTFSNISSPQVDENRRTNVLDAEDKVEVENVEVENVERPVDLYKAIFSDDSDDEDENINTDQPEDPTKKIEVANTALSRLMAGDFLESLGKELGLEVPPDQPYNPPEAIKKPTVQDIPQKHEPIDNDAHKNVSRQNTKELKETTFKRDEGSSDDEKSRKRSKRDYGSTGDSSDGYRDRYSSSRHKGRKKETKAKRDKSSSDDEKSRKRSKRDYDSASDSSDGYRDRHSSSRRKGRKKEHRKHSKHRHHESSSRSRHSADKEYPDSKSERRKRRD; the protein is encoded by the exons ATGGCGAGTGACGAAGAAGACTTCGTGTTCTTCGGAACACCGATTGAACGGGAAGAAGATACAATCAGCCGGAAGAAAAAATCGATTGCAGAAGCTTCTGGTCAGCTACGAACCCTCGCTCCTTGGAAACAAGAG GTTAGAgacgaagaaggaagaagaaggtTTCATGGGGCATTTAGCGGAGGTTTTTCTGCTGGTTACTTCAATACTGTGGGCTCTAAAGAGG GGTGGACACCACAAACATTTACATCATCAAGGAAGAAAAGAGCTGAAATTAAGCAACAAGACCTTTCAAACTTTTTGGACGACGATGAGAAAGCT GAATTGGAAGGCAATTCTTTGGGGACATCTATGCAGTTTGACACTTTCGGATTTACTGCAGCAGAAATAGCTAGGAAGCAGTCTGAGAAGGAACAAAATGAGAG GCCATCAGCTATTCCTGGGCCTGCTCCTGATGAACTAGTTGTTCCAGCCACGGATTCCATTG GTGTCCGATTAATGCTGAAAATGGGATGGCGTCGTGGTCAATCAATAAAAAGTTCAAAGAGTACGCATTATG ATGCTCGGAGAGAAGCAAGAAAAGCTTTTCTTGCTTTTGCGGGTCCCGAGGATGCTGAAGCTGAAGATGCCATGGAAACTGCTGCAGAGCTCCCTACTGATGATCTTAATCGGTTTCAGAAAAGTACTCCG GTTTATGTGCTAAATCCAAAGCAGGATATGTATGGTCTAGGCTATGATCCGTTCAAAGGTGCTCCTGAATTTAGGG ACAACAAAAGGTCACATTTACCTGGGAATAGAGAGTCGGGGCACAAAAAATCGCATCCAAAGAAAGACGGGCTCTTTTCTTTCAAAC CAAGAAATGTTGCACCTGGTTTTGGCATTGGAGCCCTTGAAGAGCTTGATGCAGAAGATGAGGATGTATACGCGTCAG GTTATGATTTTGAAGCTTTTGTTGAAGAAGTTGAGGAACCTTCAAGATTGGCAATAGAGGATAAAAAGAAGCCCAGTTCAAAACAAAACGATGGTGTTTTGCCCGGTTTTAAAGCCGCATCCAATACTGACTACCAGTTAGAAAG ATTTGACCCTCCAGTAGTTCCAAAGGATTTCGTGCCACATCATAAGTTCCCCACTACACTATCGGTCAACCAAAAGTTGACCGAAGCACCTCCACCAGAGGTTCCTCCACCCGTGGATAACAACTTGAAGGTTTTGATTGAAGGAGTTGCAACTCTGGTGGCTCGTTGTGGCACATTATTCGAGGAACTTTCTAGAGAGAAAAACCAGTCAAATCCGTTATTTAACTTTCTTAACGGTGGAGATGGCAACGATTACTATAAACGGAAGCTATGGGAGGCAAGACAAAAACACGGAGACAAAACGAAACCATTGTTGAATGAAAAAGTAGCTCCAAACGCGCAAAAGATGAGCGCAGAAACGCGTGGAAACATTTTAGGAGAAAAACCTCTGAACAGAACCACAAAGGAGTTGAAACCTGTTGCCCCTGCCACTGATAATGTTAACCTTCAGTTTCATTTATCTGATACATTCACCGAGCCTGCATTGTTT GTGGAGCCTACCGAAATAGCAAAACCATTCCAACATGACCCTGCAAAGCAAGAACGATTTGAGCAGTACCTAAAGGAGAAATATCGTGGAGGTCTACGCACAATAGACGCTGGTGGATCAAGTAAAATGTCAGAGGCTGCTCGTGCTCGTGAACGATTGGAATTTGATACTGCCGCAGAGGCAATAACGCAGGGAAAATGGGGAAAAGAAAGTCAACTTTCCAGTCAACAGATATTGGGTGCATCAACAGGTCTAGGGTTACAGTTCACTTCTGGCGGATCAGAG ATGAACGGAGTTAGTCAAACTGAAGAAGTTACAACAAAGAGTATGTTCCCGAAGCGTGAAGAATTTCAGTGGCGGCCTGCACCTATCTTATGCAAGCGCTTTGATTTAATCGATCCTTACATGGGAAAG CCGCCACCTCCTCCTAGGTCAAGGAGCAAGTTGGATTCTCTTATCTTTATGCCAGATTATGTTAAGGCTGCAACAGACGATAAAAATACCTTCTCGAATATCTCATCACCTCAAGTAGACGAAAACAGGAGAACGAATGTTTTGGATGCTGAAGATAAGGTTGAGGTTGAAAATGTAGAGGTTGAAAACGTTGAGAGACCTGTCGACCTTTATAAG GCTATATTCTCTGATGATtcggatgatgaagatgaaaatATTAACACCGATCAACCCGAAGATCCAACAAAGAAAATAGAAGTTGCGAATACGGCTTTAAGTCGTTTAATGGCTGGTGATTTTCTGGAATCACTGGGAAAAGAGTTAGGCCTTGAGGTTCCCCCTGATCAACCGTACAACCCCCCCGAAGCGATTAAAAAACCGACAGTTCAGGACATCCCTCAGAAACATGAACCAATCGATAATGACGCACATAAAAATGTTAGTAGACAAAATACTAAAGAGCTTAAGGAGACCACGTTTAAAAGGGACGAAGGTTCTTCGGACGATGAGAAAAGTCGGAAACGATCCAAACGAGATTATGGTAGTACAGGTGACTCATCTGATGGTTATAGGGACCGATATAGTTCTTCAAGGCATAAAGGAAGAAAAAAGGAGACGAAAGCTAAAAGGGACAAAAGTTCTTCGGATGATGAAAAAAGTCGGAAACGATCTAAACGGGATTACGATAGTGCAAGTGACTCGTCTGATGGTTATAGGGACCGACATAGTTCTTCAAGACGTAAAGGAAGAAAAAAGGAACACAGAAAACACTCGAAGCATAGACATCATGAATCATCTAGCAGATCTCGACATTCTGCAGATAAAGAGTATCCCGATAGCAAGAGTGAGAGGAGGAAAAGGAGAGACTGA